One Beggiatoa leptomitoformis DNA segment encodes these proteins:
- a CDS encoding CHASE4 domain-containing protein yields the protein MMMKLRNKILLAITFTLISIISILYFVSIHILKSNIQEIEQRATEEQVRNLLYLVKYTQKQLYQGVASWSVWDDTYQFINDHNTNYINSNLTPSMLAAVGMDNMLFFNKAGKYVYGIGFEKPVLNLDELPDKLRRQLNPNNKLLRYWQKNEPVIELIQLPKNALLLASYPIFPTEKQGNPNGHLIVGKYLTTDYWYNISTLIQHPLLVYNSTDPNLPDEFQIALHEISTDNPIYTTEISEKLFAGYTVLPDIMGEPALIIRLLTQRTTYQQEQRSLYYMLVLVFIIGFIILLVILFLLEWMVLKQLMCLITDVAGISTTGDLTKRIKLLKIDEFLTLTQQINALLTALEQSQTKIQALNTQLRNENLRMSTELQIARRIQAMVLPENTELSQFADVEITFSAQPATEIGGDYCDIFQQNKKIICSIGDVTGHGLESGVVMLMVQAALKALCIMNNGQLSYDGWNALNQMIWHNIQRMQSDKNLSLLMLTYVAGKLCFIGQHEEVLIIRQNQPLERIDTFEFGFTIGLLNEDISQYLNEYRTTLAVGDGVVLFTDGITEAENEQGEFYGIERLCTLIEQHKQTTATVLQQIILDDVYAHIGNAPVYDDITLIVLKRCH from the coding sequence AAACAACTTTATCAAGGCGTAGCCTCGTGGTCAGTATGGGATGATACTTATCAATTCATCAATGACCACAATACTAACTACATAAATTCCAATCTTACGCCGTCTATGTTGGCCGCCGTTGGTATGGATAATATGTTGTTTTTCAATAAAGCAGGTAAATATGTTTATGGTATTGGTTTCGAAAAACCCGTGTTAAACCTTGACGAACTGCCTGATAAATTACGTCGCCAATTAAATCCTAATAATAAGTTATTACGCTATTGGCAAAAAAATGAACCTGTAATAGAACTTATTCAACTCCCTAAAAACGCATTATTACTGGCTTCATACCCTATATTTCCCACAGAAAAACAAGGAAATCCAAATGGACATCTTATTGTTGGTAAATACCTAACCACAGATTATTGGTACAACATATCTACCCTAATTCAACATCCTTTATTGGTTTATAACAGCACTGACCCAAACCTCCCCGATGAATTTCAAATAGCTCTCCACGAAATAAGCACAGATAACCCCATTTATACAACTGAAATATCAGAAAAATTATTTGCAGGATACACAGTATTGCCTGACATCATGGGCGAACCTGCGCTGATTATTCGTCTATTAACTCAACGTACTACCTATCAGCAAGAACAACGTAGTTTGTACTATATGCTAGTGCTGGTATTCATTATCGGCTTTATTATTCTGTTAGTTATACTCTTTTTACTTGAGTGGATGGTTTTAAAACAACTGATGTGTCTAATCACCGATGTAGCAGGTATTAGCACAACAGGTGACCTGACTAAACGGATAAAACTTTTAAAAATAGATGAGTTTCTAACCCTTACGCAACAAATCAATGCCCTTCTTACGGCATTAGAACAATCACAAACCAAAATACAAGCGTTAAATACCCAACTACGGAATGAAAACCTCCGTATGTCAACGGAATTACAAATTGCACGCCGTATTCAAGCAATGGTACTTCCCGAAAATACCGAACTCTCCCAATTCGCTGACGTAGAAATCACGTTTTCCGCACAACCTGCGACAGAAATCGGCGGGGATTATTGCGATATATTTCAACAAAATAAAAAAATTATTTGTAGTATTGGCGATGTAACTGGGCATGGATTGGAAAGTGGCGTAGTCATGCTGATGGTACAAGCGGCTTTAAAAGCATTGTGTATTATGAATAATGGACAATTGTCTTATGACGGTTGGAATGCCCTTAATCAAATGATTTGGCATAATATTCAACGAATGCAATCAGACAAAAATCTCAGTTTGCTGATGCTAACCTATGTCGCGGGTAAATTATGCTTTATAGGACAACATGAGGAAGTGCTGATTATCCGACAGAATCAGCCATTAGAAAGAATAGACACCTTTGAATTTGGTTTTACCATTGGTCTATTAAATGAGGATATTAGCCAATATTTAAATGAATATCGAACAACGCTTGCGGTTGGTGATGGGGTTGTTTTATTCACCGATGGGATTACTGAGGCTGAAAATGAACAGGGTGAATTTTATGGCATAGAACGTTTGTGTACGCTCATAGAGCAACATAAACAAACCACCGCTACAGTGTTACAACAAATCATTCTTGATGATGTTTATGCCCACATAGGCAATGCACCCGTTTATGATGATATAACCTTGATTGTTTTAAAACGTTGCCATTAA
- the pnp gene encoding polyribonucleotide nucleotidyltransferase, translating into MVPLKKTFQYGQHSVTLETGEIARQASAAVMSSMGDTVVLVTVVGSKNPSKEGDFFPLTVDYQERTYAAGKIPASFFKREGRPSEKETLTSRLIDRPLRPLFPEGFTNEVQIVATVMSLDPDIDPDIPSLIGASAALALAGLPMLAPLGAARVGYIDGEYVLNPGKQLQQSALDLVVAGTRTAVLMVESEATELSEEVMLGAVLFGHEQLQVVLDAIQSMVAEAKPSPWVWQAVTLDPALVEQVSIAADARLREAYLTRDKLVRRDMVELIRKEVISQLCEGDAALWSEGQVKSALGKLEEKVVRGNILTGLPRIDGRDNRTVRPITIRTGVLPRTHGSALFTRGETQALVITTLGTERDAQVVDALEGERKEGFMLHYNFPPYCVGEIGRIGTPKRREIGHGRLARRGVQAVMPTQQAFPYSVRLVSEITESNGSSSMATVCGASLALMDAAVPIKAPVAGIAMGLIKEDSNFVVLSDIMGDEDHLGDMDFKVAGTTNGVTALQMDIKIDGITREIMEIALAQAKEGRLHILNIMSQSISSPREEMSVHAPRITSFRIKTDKIRDVIGKGGATIRAITEETGAVIDISDDGLVKIASSDQTASEEARRRILQITTDIEVGSVYEGKIAKIVDFGAFVTISPGKDGLVHISQISEERVDKVTDKLKEGDVVKVKVLEVDKQGKIRLSMKAIN; encoded by the coding sequence ATGGTTCCACTTAAGAAAACTTTTCAGTATGGTCAGCATAGCGTTACGCTAGAAACTGGCGAGATTGCACGTCAGGCTTCTGCCGCCGTGATGAGTAGTATGGGTGATACAGTTGTATTGGTCACGGTTGTTGGTAGTAAAAACCCTTCCAAAGAAGGTGATTTTTTCCCGCTGACAGTGGATTATCAAGAGCGTACTTATGCCGCAGGCAAAATACCGGCAAGTTTCTTTAAACGGGAAGGCAGACCTTCCGAAAAGGAAACCTTAACTTCTCGCTTAATTGACCGCCCTTTGCGTCCATTATTCCCTGAAGGGTTTACGAATGAAGTGCAGATTGTCGCAACAGTCATGTCACTTGATCCTGACATTGATCCAGATATTCCTTCCCTAATAGGCGCGTCTGCTGCCTTAGCCCTCGCAGGTTTGCCCATGCTCGCCCCCCTAGGTGCAGCACGGGTAGGATATATTGATGGTGAATATGTACTTAATCCGGGCAAACAATTACAACAATCCGCGTTAGACTTAGTCGTTGCAGGTACACGCACGGCTGTCTTAATGGTTGAATCAGAAGCCACTGAATTAAGTGAAGAAGTCATGTTAGGGGCTGTATTGTTTGGACATGAGCAACTACAAGTTGTACTAGATGCCATTCAAAGCATGGTTGCTGAAGCAAAACCAAGCCCTTGGGTTTGGCAAGCAGTAACCTTAGACCCTGCTTTAGTTGAACAAGTTAGTATTGCCGCCGATGCACGTTTACGCGAGGCTTATCTGACACGTGATAAGTTAGTTCGTCGTGACATGGTTGAATTAATTCGTAAAGAAGTTATCAGCCAATTGTGTGAAGGTGACGCAGCACTATGGTCTGAAGGACAAGTTAAATCAGCATTAGGCAAGTTAGAAGAAAAAGTAGTTCGTGGCAATATTCTAACGGGCTTGCCTCGTATTGATGGGCGTGACAATCGCACAGTGCGCCCGATTACGATACGCACTGGTGTTTTACCTCGCACACATGGTTCAGCCCTGTTTACACGCGGTGAAACACAAGCATTGGTGATTACAACGCTTGGAACAGAACGTGACGCACAAGTCGTTGATGCCTTAGAAGGTGAGCGTAAAGAAGGCTTTATGCTACATTACAATTTCCCACCCTACTGTGTTGGCGAAATTGGACGCATAGGCACGCCTAAACGGCGCGAAATTGGACACGGACGCTTAGCGCGTCGTGGTGTACAAGCCGTTATGCCTACCCAACAAGCATTTCCTTATTCCGTCCGTTTAGTGTCTGAAATCACTGAATCAAATGGTTCTAGCTCAATGGCAACCGTTTGTGGTGCGAGTTTAGCCCTGATGGATGCAGCCGTACCGATTAAAGCCCCTGTTGCAGGCATTGCAATGGGCTTAATTAAAGAAGATAGTAATTTCGTTGTGTTATCCGATATTATGGGTGATGAAGATCATCTAGGTGATATGGATTTTAAAGTAGCTGGGACAACCAACGGTGTAACCGCGCTACAAATGGACATTAAAATCGACGGTATCACCCGCGAAATTATGGAAATTGCCTTAGCACAAGCAAAAGAAGGTCGTTTACATATTCTCAATATCATGAGCCAATCGATTTCTTCTCCGCGTGAGGAAATGTCCGTACATGCACCTCGCATCACCAGTTTCCGTATTAAAACGGATAAAATTCGTGATGTTATTGGCAAAGGAGGGGCAACCATCCGCGCCATTACAGAAGAAACAGGTGCAGTCATCGATATCAGCGATGATGGCTTAGTAAAAATTGCCTCTTCCGACCAAACAGCCTCAGAAGAAGCTCGTCGGCGGATTTTACAAATCACGACTGACATTGAAGTCGGTAGTGTTTACGAAGGTAAAATTGCTAAAATAGTTGATTTTGGTGCTTTTGTAACCATCTCCCCCGGTAAAGATGGCTTAGTTCACATTTCGCAAATTTCTGAAGAACGTGTGGATAAAGTAACTGATAAGCTAAAAGAAGGCGATGTCGTCAAAGTTAAAGTATTAGAAGTTGATAAACAAGGTAAAATTCGTCTGAGTATGAAAGCGATTAATTAA
- the rpsO gene encoding 30S ribosomal protein S15 — MLTAETKSKIVQEHQRSPNDTGSAEVQIALLSANIDSLSVHFKSNGKDFHSRRGLLRMVSKRRSLLDYLKKEDFTRYQALISKLGLRH, encoded by the coding sequence ATGCTAACAGCCGAAACAAAAAGCAAAATTGTTCAAGAACACCAACGCTCACCCAATGATACAGGCTCTGCTGAAGTGCAAATCGCTTTACTGAGTGCCAATATCGACAGCCTTTCTGTGCATTTTAAAAGCAATGGTAAAGATTTCCATTCCCGCCGTGGCTTATTAAGAATGGTTAGTAAACGTCGTAGCTTGCTGGATTATCTTAAAAAAGAAGATTTCACCCGCTATCAGGCATTAATTAGCAAGCTCGGTTTGCGCCACTAA
- a CDS encoding acyl-CoA thioesterase, with protein MTEIPKKLLYRYTFPIRWSDMDALGHVNNARYFTFMEQARIEWLDSLGMKLEGEEGPVLVKAECNYLLPIVYPATVTVDTYVGKPGRSSVPFTHDIYDAHQPEKIYAHGHVTMVWVNYHMGKSLPLPDLWRQHFDA; from the coding sequence ATGACAGAAATCCCCAAAAAATTGTTATATCGATACACTTTTCCTATTCGCTGGTCAGACATGGATGCACTAGGGCATGTCAACAATGCACGCTATTTTACCTTTATGGAACAAGCACGAATTGAATGGCTAGACAGTTTAGGGATGAAATTGGAAGGAGAAGAAGGGCCTGTACTGGTCAAAGCAGAATGTAACTATTTATTACCAATTGTCTATCCTGCGACAGTGACAGTGGATACTTACGTAGGTAAACCGGGACGCAGTAGTGTGCCATTTACCCATGATATTTATGATGCTCACCAACCCGAAAAAATTTATGCACACGGTCATGTCACCATGGTTTGGGTTAATTACCACATGGGAAAATCCCTACCCCTTCCAGACTTATGGCGACAACATTTTGACGCATGA
- the dprA gene encoding DNA-processing protein DprA has protein sequence MRPPVANFTDVESWLLLARAPGVGPITFMRFLKYFGSPHAALMGGRNEWATLGVKGELLQYLENPDKTIIEKDLHWLSLENNHLVTLNDPHYPHRLCEIHDPPPILFVHGDYTLLSSQQVAMVGTRNPSPLGKEIAYDFAKNLSQAGFTITSGLAMGIDAYSHQGALAATGRTIAVAGTGLDRVYPAQNRELAHQIAQTGALISELPPGTPAKNQHFPRRNRIISGLSIGTLVVEASLRSGSLITARQAVEQGRDVFAIPGSIHNPLAKGCHALIKEGAKLVETAADVMEELFLHLPNQQRTIPLTPPLPVASNRLTQHNELDGDYIRLLEYLCTEAQSIDNLVELSGLTAEAVSSMLLILELQGLIASQAGGLYVRLS, from the coding sequence TTGAGACCGCCCGTTGCTAATTTTACTGATGTAGAATCTTGGTTGCTATTAGCCCGCGCCCCCGGCGTAGGACCTATCACCTTCATGCGTTTTCTCAAATACTTTGGTTCACCTCATGCCGCATTAATGGGGGGGCGAAATGAGTGGGCAACATTGGGGGTGAAAGGGGAATTACTCCAATACCTAGAAAACCCAGACAAAACGATAATAGAAAAAGACTTACACTGGCTATCTTTAGAAAATAATCATCTTGTTACCCTAAACGACCCACACTATCCGCATCGTTTATGTGAAATTCATGACCCCCCGCCGATTTTATTTGTACACGGTGATTACACCCTATTATCCAGCCAACAAGTTGCAATGGTTGGCACACGTAACCCCAGCCCACTGGGTAAAGAAATAGCCTATGATTTCGCAAAAAATCTTTCCCAAGCAGGCTTTACAATCACCAGTGGGTTAGCCATGGGTATTGATGCTTATAGTCACCAAGGGGCATTAGCCGCAACAGGCAGAACCATAGCCGTTGCAGGCACAGGGCTAGACCGCGTTTATCCCGCCCAAAATCGGGAACTTGCCCATCAAATTGCCCAAACAGGCGCATTAATCTCAGAACTTCCCCCCGGAACACCCGCTAAAAATCAACACTTCCCCAGACGCAATCGAATTATTAGCGGATTAAGCATCGGTACACTGGTTGTTGAAGCCTCACTACGCAGTGGTTCACTCATTACAGCTCGCCAAGCCGTTGAACAAGGGCGCGATGTATTTGCAATCCCCGGTTCCATCCACAATCCCCTAGCAAAAGGCTGTCATGCCCTCATAAAAGAAGGTGCAAAACTCGTAGAAACCGCCGCCGATGTCATGGAAGAACTCTTTTTACACCTACCAAACCAACAACGCACCATCCCCCTAACCCCCCCTTTACCCGTTGCAAGCAACAGACTAACCCAGCACAATGAATTAGACGGTGATTACATTCGCTTACTAGAATACTTATGTACAGAAGCGCAATCGATTGATAATCTAGTCGAGCTGAGCGGATTGACGGCAGAAGCAGTTTCCTCCATGCTGTTAATTTTAGAATTGCAAGGACTTATCGCTTCACAAGCGGGCGGACTTTATGTTCGGCTTTCATAA
- a CDS encoding DUF494 family protein — protein MEDNILDVLMYLFENYMDEDSHITTDHDALHVELTQAGFLSTEIYKALKWLDGLVTRPDSQDTQKQNIASIRIYTEEEMAKLDLECRGFLLFLEQINVLDPINRELVLDRVMALETDEFSLEELKWVILMVLFNQPGYEAAFAWIEDLVYEEMAGQIH, from the coding sequence GTGGAAGATAATATTTTAGATGTTTTGATGTATCTTTTTGAAAATTATATGGATGAAGATAGCCATATCACAACTGACCATGACGCACTACACGTCGAACTGACACAGGCAGGCTTTTTAAGTACAGAAATTTACAAAGCCCTCAAATGGTTAGATGGTTTAGTAACCCGTCCAGACTCACAAGATACACAAAAACAAAACATTGCTTCTATTCGGATTTATACCGAAGAAGAAATGGCTAAACTTGATTTAGAATGTCGTGGTTTCCTCTTATTTTTAGAGCAAATCAACGTACTAGACCCCATAAACCGCGAATTAGTCCTAGACCGTGTTATGGCACTAGAAACCGACGAATTTTCCCTAGAAGAACTCAAATGGGTTATTCTCATGGTACTGTTTAACCAACCGGGTTATGAAGCCGCATTTGCATGGATTGAAGACTTAGTTTACGAAGAAATGGCAGGACAAATACACTGA
- the topA gene encoding type I DNA topoisomerase, translating to MAKNLVIVESPAKAKTIEKYLGKDFTVVASYGHVRDLLPKTGAVDPDNAFAMNYQLIEKNSKHVDTIKKAMKQADTLYLATDPDREGEAISWHLYEILKENKLITGKPVHRVAFYEITQQAVQDAIANPRQLSLELINAQQARRALDYLVGFNLSPLLWKKIRRGLSAGRVQSPALRLIAEREREIDVFKPAEYWTIEAHNEKEKQKFVAKLNQYKGEKLTQFSINNTDQANNVRDELLKLADGKLIVTKVEKKQRKRQPTAPFTTSTVQQEAARKLGFTSKKTMQVAQQLYEGIDIGDGAVGLITYMRTDSVNLADEAIADIRAVIEKRYGKDNLPKNPVQYKTKAKNAQEAHEAIRPTSAHRYPDTLAKVLTPDQLKLYTLIWQRTIACQMTPAVLDTVAVDLACGEGNNFRANGSTLIHPGFMAVYQEGVDDNKQSDDDEKMLPPLEIGEHVKLKEIRAEQHFTEPPPRYSEASIVKALEEFGIGRPSTYATIISTLLQREYAILDKKRFYPTDVGKIVNKFLTEHFHRYVDYNFTAQLEDELDAISRGEKEWIPVMEKFWTKFKKLVDEKTETVQRKDVTQEVLDEACPKCGKPLTKRLGKRGTFIGCSAYPDCDYTRNVDGDNSTPTPVIEAVVVEGRVCPLCSSALHVKQSRNGSKFIGCSNYPTCKHTEPMPEDNTGVTCPVCKIGTLVRRKSRFGTFFYACSTYPTCNYAVSHKPIAEPCPKCGFPLLTLKTTKRWGTQKVCPEKACDFVEKVETTEEETQTTGE from the coding sequence GTGGCTAAAAATCTTGTTATTGTTGAGTCTCCCGCAAAAGCGAAGACCATAGAAAAATACTTGGGCAAAGACTTCACCGTCGTGGCATCGTATGGACACGTGCGCGACCTGCTCCCCAAAACGGGCGCGGTTGACCCCGACAATGCGTTTGCGATGAATTACCAACTGATAGAAAAAAACAGCAAACACGTTGACACTATCAAAAAAGCCATGAAACAGGCAGACACGCTCTACTTAGCCACTGACCCTGACCGTGAAGGCGAAGCGATTTCATGGCATCTATACGAAATTCTCAAAGAAAACAAGCTTATTACTGGCAAGCCTGTTCATCGAGTTGCGTTTTACGAAATCACCCAACAAGCAGTACAAGATGCGATTGCCAACCCGCGCCAGCTCTCTTTAGAACTGATTAATGCCCAACAAGCCCGCCGCGCCCTAGATTACCTTGTTGGTTTCAATCTCTCCCCCCTGCTCTGGAAAAAAATTCGCCGTGGTCTCTCTGCTGGACGCGTACAAAGCCCCGCCCTACGCCTCATTGCCGAACGTGAACGAGAAATCGACGTTTTTAAACCTGCTGAATATTGGACCATTGAAGCACACAACGAAAAAGAAAAACAAAAATTCGTTGCCAAACTCAACCAATATAAAGGCGAAAAACTCACCCAATTCAGCATCAACAACACCGACCAAGCCAACAACGTCCGTGATGAACTCCTAAAACTCGCTGATGGCAAACTCATTGTTACCAAAGTTGAGAAAAAACAACGTAAACGCCAACCAACTGCCCCGTTTACCACCTCAACCGTACAACAAGAAGCCGCCCGTAAACTAGGCTTCACCTCCAAAAAAACCATGCAAGTTGCCCAACAACTTTATGAAGGAATTGATATTGGTGATGGTGCGGTAGGTTTAATTACCTACATGCGCACCGACTCCGTCAACCTAGCTGACGAAGCCATTGCGGACATCCGTGCGGTGATAGAAAAACGCTACGGCAAAGACAACCTGCCAAAAAACCCCGTACAATACAAAACTAAAGCAAAAAACGCCCAAGAAGCCCACGAAGCCATACGCCCCACCAGCGCACACCGCTATCCTGACACCCTCGCAAAAGTCCTAACCCCTGACCAGCTCAAACTTTATACCCTAATCTGGCAACGGACGATTGCCTGCCAAATGACCCCTGCCGTGCTGGACACCGTTGCAGTCGACCTTGCTTGTGGCGAGGGCAACAACTTCCGCGCCAATGGTTCAACCCTCATACATCCCGGATTTATGGCGGTATATCAAGAAGGCGTGGACGACAACAAACAAAGCGATGATGACGAAAAAATGTTACCGCCACTAGAAATAGGCGAACACGTCAAACTGAAAGAAATTCGCGCCGAACAACACTTTACCGAACCACCACCCCGCTACTCAGAAGCCAGCATAGTCAAAGCCCTAGAAGAATTTGGTATCGGTCGTCCGTCAACCTATGCAACCATCATTTCTACCCTATTGCAACGCGAATATGCCATTTTAGACAAAAAACGCTTTTACCCAACAGATGTTGGTAAAATTGTTAATAAATTCCTTACAGAACACTTTCACCGTTACGTAGATTACAACTTTACTGCCCAACTAGAAGATGAACTCGACGCAATTTCTCGGGGGGAAAAAGAATGGATTCCCGTGATGGAAAAATTCTGGACGAAATTTAAAAAATTAGTCGACGAAAAAACAGAAACTGTTCAGCGCAAAGATGTTACCCAAGAAGTCCTAGACGAAGCCTGCCCCAAATGTGGTAAACCCTTAACTAAACGCTTGGGCAAACGTGGCACATTTATAGGCTGTTCTGCCTATCCTGACTGCGACTACACCCGCAACGTAGATGGTGACAACAGCACACCAACGCCAGTGATTGAAGCCGTTGTAGTTGAAGGGCGTGTCTGCCCACTATGCAGCTCTGCATTACACGTTAAACAATCCCGTAATGGCAGTAAATTCATCGGATGCAGTAACTACCCAACCTGCAAACATACCGAACCCATGCCCGAAGATAATACAGGCGTTACTTGTCCTGTTTGTAAAATAGGAACATTGGTTCGACGCAAATCGCGTTTTGGAACATTTTTTTACGCCTGCTCCACCTATCCTACCTGCAACTATGCGGTTTCCCACAAACCCATTGCCGAACCTTGTCCAAAATGCGGTTTTCCACTCCTCACCTTAAAAACCACTAAACGCTGGGGAACACAAAAAGTTTGCCCCGAAAAAGCCTGCGACTTTGTGGAAAAAGTAGAAACCACAGAAGAAGAAACACAAACAACAGGGGAATAA